Proteins from a genomic interval of Actinoalloteichus hymeniacidonis:
- the hemC gene encoding hydroxymethylbilane synthase, producing the protein MNRRIRIGTRGSRLALAQTGWVADQLRAAGADVELVTISTPGDRSMAPIAEIGVGVFTSALRSALHEDKIDVAVHSLKDLPTTPDPGLSLAAVPRREDPRDALVARDGLRLAQLPPGSTVGTGSPRRATQLEALGLGLEVRPLRGNVDTRLRKVADGELDAIVVARAGLARLGLLDVITESLDPLQMLSAPAQGALAVECRVDDVDAEHLIQSTLDDPASRAAVTAERALLAALEAGCSAPVGALAEVVEDLDDEGRVVLRLSLRGIAATPHNDVLRASAIAETTAAEQLGRDVAAELLDLGAAVLSGPEQ; encoded by the coding sequence GTGAACCGCAGGATCCGTATCGGAACCAGGGGCAGCAGGCTGGCCCTGGCCCAGACCGGCTGGGTCGCCGATCAGTTGCGTGCGGCGGGTGCCGACGTCGAACTGGTCACGATCAGCACCCCCGGCGACCGCTCCATGGCGCCGATCGCCGAGATCGGTGTCGGCGTCTTCACCTCCGCGCTGCGTTCGGCACTGCACGAAGACAAGATCGACGTGGCAGTGCACTCCCTCAAAGACCTGCCCACCACACCCGACCCCGGCCTGTCGCTGGCTGCGGTGCCCCGGCGGGAGGACCCGCGCGACGCGCTGGTCGCCCGCGACGGCCTGCGCCTCGCCCAGCTGCCGCCGGGATCGACGGTGGGCACCGGCTCCCCGCGGCGGGCCACCCAACTCGAGGCCCTGGGTCTCGGGCTAGAGGTGCGTCCGCTGCGCGGCAACGTGGACACCCGACTGCGCAAGGTCGCCGACGGCGAGCTTGACGCAATCGTGGTTGCCCGCGCCGGGTTGGCCCGCCTGGGCCTACTCGACGTCATCACCGAATCGCTCGATCCACTGCAAATGCTGTCCGCGCCCGCGCAGGGTGCGCTTGCCGTGGAGTGCCGCGTCGACGACGTGGACGCCGAGCACCTGATCCAGTCCACTTTGGACGACCCGGCCAGTCGTGCCGCGGTGACCGCCGAGCGCGCCCTGCTGGCCGCGCTGGAGGCTGGTTGCAGCGCGCCCGTCGGTGCACTGGCCGAGGTGGTGGAGGACCTCGACGACGAGGGGCGCGTAGTGCTGCGTCTGTCGTTGCGGGGAATCGCGGCTACACCGCACAACGATGTGCTGCGAGCCTCCGCCATCGCCGAGACGACAGCCGCAGAGCAGCTCGGCCGTGATGTGGCCGCAGAGCTGTTGGATCTCGGGGCCGCCGTCCTCAGCGGCCCCGAGCAGTAA
- a CDS encoding molybdopterin-dependent oxidoreductase encodes MVAAAAALAVGHLIAGLVDPSSSPFLAVGNTAIDLTPAPVKDFAIATFGTADKLALLIGMALVITAFAAIVGLLSRRSAVVGMSAIALFGVLGIAAVLARPDFGPLSMLAPVASLVAGVVAFRLLHRMAAAAAESEVRTAPGEQASGPDRRTVLISTGAVALGAGAAGLGGQALAGSVDPAAQRAEIGELVPAQATPDLPAGADFAKVGTPTFITPNEDFYRIDTALRVPRIRVEDWRLRIHGMVDRELNLTFDDLRNRPLVEKPVTLTCVSNEVGGDLVSTSNFIGVPLSEILAEAGVRAGAEQLFSTSADGWTAGTPIEALQEVERGALLAIGMNGEPLPAEHGFPVRMVVPGLYGYVSATKWLVDAEVTTFDRTAYWEDRGWSRFGPIKTMSRIDRPTAFERVSAGRLTAAGIAWAQHTGIDRVEVRLDGGQWQEAQLSTEVNDQSWRMWRIELEVPSGSRQLECRATDRSGYTQTEERVSPVPDGATGWHSVLFTANG; translated from the coding sequence TTGGTGGCAGCTGCCGCCGCGTTGGCTGTCGGACACCTGATCGCCGGTCTCGTCGATCCGAGTTCGTCGCCGTTCCTCGCGGTGGGCAACACGGCGATCGACCTGACGCCCGCGCCGGTCAAGGACTTCGCCATCGCCACCTTCGGGACGGCGGACAAGCTCGCGCTGCTCATCGGCATGGCCTTGGTGATCACGGCCTTCGCCGCGATCGTCGGCCTGCTGTCGCGACGCAGCGCTGTCGTCGGAATGTCGGCGATCGCTTTGTTCGGCGTGCTGGGAATCGCGGCGGTGCTGGCGCGGCCGGACTTCGGGCCGCTCTCCATGCTGGCTCCCGTCGCCAGCCTGGTCGCGGGGGTCGTGGCGTTCCGCCTGCTGCACCGGATGGCTGCCGCAGCGGCGGAGTCGGAGGTGCGGACAGCGCCGGGCGAGCAGGCGAGTGGCCCGGACCGGCGCACGGTGTTGATCTCCACCGGCGCGGTGGCACTCGGCGCGGGGGCGGCCGGGTTGGGCGGTCAGGCGTTGGCGGGCAGCGTGGACCCGGCGGCACAGCGGGCCGAGATCGGCGAACTCGTTCCCGCCCAGGCCACGCCGGACCTTCCTGCGGGTGCGGACTTCGCCAAGGTCGGCACCCCGACGTTCATCACCCCGAACGAGGACTTCTACCGCATCGACACCGCGTTGCGGGTGCCGAGGATCCGCGTCGAGGACTGGCGGCTGCGTATCCACGGCATGGTGGATCGGGAATTGAATCTGACTTTCGATGATCTCCGCAACCGACCGCTGGTGGAGAAGCCGGTCACCCTGACCTGCGTGTCCAACGAGGTCGGCGGGGATCTGGTGTCCACCTCGAATTTCATCGGGGTGCCGCTGTCGGAGATTCTGGCCGAGGCGGGAGTGCGAGCAGGCGCCGAGCAGCTGTTCAGCACCAGCGCGGATGGTTGGACGGCGGGCACCCCGATCGAGGCCCTGCAGGAGGTGGAGCGGGGTGCGTTGCTCGCCATCGGGATGAACGGCGAGCCGCTGCCCGCCGAGCACGGGTTCCCGGTGCGCATGGTGGTGCCCGGCCTGTATGGATACGTCTCGGCGACCAAGTGGCTGGTCGATGCGGAGGTGACCACCTTCGATCGCACCGCGTACTGGGAGGACCGAGGCTGGTCCAGGTTCGGCCCGATCAAGACGATGTCGCGGATCGATCGACCGACCGCGTTCGAACGGGTGTCCGCCGGTCGGTTGACCGCGGCGGGGATCGCCTGGGCCCAACACACCGGTATCGACCGCGTAGAGGTGCGGCTGGACGGCGGGCAGTGGCAGGAGGCGCAGCTGTCCACCGAGGTCAACGACCAGTCCTGGCGGATGTGGCGTATCGAATTGGAGGTGCCGTCGGGAAGTCGGCAACTCGAGTGCCGGGCTACGGACCGGAGTGGTTACACCCAGACGGAGGAACGCGTCAGCCCGGTTCCGGATGGCGCCACCGGCTGGCATTCGGTGTTGTTCACGGCTAACGGCTGA
- a CDS encoding fasciclin domain-containing protein, producing MGSTRNRVLVGVLAALALTITACSSGEEATDGGGASEQTETTEDMGSEDMGSEDMDSDMGSEAGAGVTTPEDTFGPACADLPQGDEPGSLDSMGPQPVADAAGTNPVLTQLVTAVGAVPGLGDTLNGAEALTVFAPADAAFEELGEEAFNELAADPEALGEILSYHVVGERMDADGIAEAGTLPTLQGGELTIEGEGEDLTVNGAAVACGNIPTANATVFVIDTVLTPES from the coding sequence ATGGGAAGTACCAGGAATCGTGTTCTCGTCGGCGTATTGGCGGCATTGGCACTGACCATCACGGCATGTAGCAGCGGCGAGGAGGCGACCGACGGAGGCGGTGCCTCCGAGCAGACCGAGACCACGGAGGACATGGGCTCCGAGGACATGGGCTCGGAGGACATGGATTCGGACATGGGGTCCGAGGCGGGAGCCGGCGTGACCACCCCGGAGGACACCTTCGGCCCGGCCTGCGCCGACCTGCCCCAGGGCGACGAGCCCGGCTCGTTGGACTCGATGGGGCCGCAGCCGGTCGCCGACGCGGCGGGCACCAACCCGGTGCTGACCCAGCTCGTCACCGCCGTCGGCGCAGTTCCGGGGCTTGGTGACACGTTGAACGGCGCCGAGGCGCTCACGGTCTTCGCGCCCGCCGACGCCGCCTTCGAGGAGTTGGGCGAGGAGGCCTTCAACGAGTTGGCGGCCGACCCGGAGGCGCTCGGCGAGATCCTGAGCTACCACGTGGTCGGGGAGCGGATGGACGCCGACGGCATCGCCGAGGCGGGCACGCTGCCGACCCTGCAGGGCGGTGAACTGACCATCGAGGGCGAGGGTGAGGACCTGACCGTCAATGGTGCGGCGGTCGCCTGCGGCAACATCCCCACCGCGAACGCCACGGTATTCGTCATCGACACCGTGCTCACGCCGGAGAGCTGA
- the hemB gene encoding porphobilinogen synthase: MFPLHRPRRLRRTPAVRRLVAETSVEPRQLVLPMFVKEGVSAPVPIASMPGVVQHDLDSLRRASVAAVEAGVGGLMLFGVPTTRDATGSAGTDPAGILNRALAAVVEEVGDSTVVMSDCCLDEFTDHGHCGLLAEDGSVDNDATLTAYQDLAVAQARAGAHVVGPSGMMDGQVAAIRMALDEADLADTAILAYSAKYTSAFYGPFRDAVESQLSGDRRTYQQDPANGREALREVMLDLAEGADAVMIKPAMAYLDIVRQVADVSEVPVAAYQISGEYSMIEAAAANGWLERRAAVLETLTSIRRAGADIVLTYWAAEAARWLREG, encoded by the coding sequence ATGTTCCCGCTGCATCGTCCCCGGCGGCTTCGGCGTACCCCGGCCGTGCGCAGACTGGTCGCGGAGACGAGCGTGGAGCCCCGACAGCTCGTGCTGCCGATGTTCGTCAAGGAGGGCGTGAGCGCCCCGGTGCCCATCGCGTCGATGCCCGGGGTCGTCCAACACGACCTGGACTCCCTGCGTCGGGCCTCGGTGGCCGCCGTGGAGGCGGGGGTCGGCGGGCTGATGCTCTTCGGCGTGCCGACCACCAGGGACGCCACCGGTTCGGCGGGCACCGATCCGGCGGGGATCCTCAACCGGGCCCTGGCCGCGGTGGTCGAGGAGGTCGGGGATTCGACCGTGGTGATGTCGGATTGCTGTCTCGACGAGTTCACCGACCACGGCCACTGCGGATTGCTGGCCGAGGACGGCAGCGTGGACAACGACGCCACCCTGACCGCCTATCAGGACCTGGCGGTCGCGCAGGCTCGCGCGGGCGCCCATGTCGTCGGCCCGAGCGGCATGATGGACGGGCAGGTCGCGGCGATCCGGATGGCGTTGGACGAGGCGGATCTCGCCGACACCGCGATCCTGGCCTATTCGGCCAAGTACACCTCGGCCTTCTACGGACCGTTCCGCGACGCCGTGGAATCGCAGCTCTCCGGGGATCGGCGGACCTATCAGCAGGATCCGGCCAACGGTCGGGAGGCACTGCGCGAGGTGATGCTGGATCTCGCCGAGGGCGCCGACGCGGTGATGATCAAGCCCGCGATGGCCTATCTGGACATCGTCCGCCAGGTGGCCGACGTCTCGGAGGTCCCGGTGGCGGCCTACCAGATCTCGGGGGAGTACTCGATGATCGAGGCGGCCGCCGCGAACGGCTGGTTGGAGCGCCGCGCGGCCGTGCTGGAGACCCTGACCTCGATTCGCCGGGCCGGGGCGGACATCGTGCTCACCTATTGGGCCGCCGAGGCTGCCCGCTGGTTGCGCGAGGGCTGA
- a CDS encoding uroporphyrinogen-III synthase: MTRARKIPGRIAFVGTGPGDAGLLTVRAKEVLKSASLVVTDPDVPAEAAALVSEDTEVRPAVGDPGDVAKDMVAEAKNGRSVVRLVSGDPFTADAVVREAQAVSRTTIAFDVVPGVAGATAVPAYAGVALGAVHTEADVRGTMDWAALAAAPGTLVLHASGSHLAEAASSLVEHGLAPQTPVAVTADGTTFTQRTIDTTLASLASVAGDLLGPLVITVGAAVSGRQKLSWWESRALYGWRVLVPRTKDQAGAMSDRLRAHGAIPVEVPTISVEPPRSPAQMERAVKGLVDGRYQWVVFTSTNAVRAVWEKFREFGLDARAFSGVKIACVGESTADKVRSFGIIPELVPSGEQSSEGLLADFPPYDDILDPVDRVLLPRADIATETLAAGLRDRGWEIDDVTAYRTVRAAPPPADTREMIKTGGFDAVCFTSSSTVRNLVGIAGKPHSRTLVACIGPATAETATEFGLRVDVQPEVAQVSSLVDALASHAARLRSEGALPPPRKAKRARR; this comes from the coding sequence ATGACCCGTGCACGCAAGATCCCCGGACGTATCGCCTTCGTGGGCACTGGCCCCGGAGACGCGGGACTCCTCACCGTCCGGGCTAAGGAAGTATTGAAGTCGGCCTCTCTGGTGGTCACCGATCCCGACGTGCCCGCAGAGGCGGCCGCGTTGGTGTCGGAGGACACCGAGGTGCGGCCCGCCGTCGGCGACCCCGGCGACGTGGCCAAGGACATGGTCGCCGAGGCCAAGAACGGGCGTTCGGTCGTCCGGCTCGTCTCGGGCGACCCGTTCACCGCGGACGCGGTGGTTCGGGAGGCCCAGGCGGTCTCGCGCACCACGATCGCCTTCGACGTGGTCCCCGGTGTCGCGGGCGCCACGGCGGTGCCCGCCTACGCGGGGGTGGCGCTCGGCGCGGTGCACACCGAGGCCGACGTCCGAGGGACGATGGACTGGGCCGCGCTCGCCGCCGCGCCGGGAACGCTGGTGCTGCATGCATCGGGCAGTCACCTGGCCGAGGCGGCGTCGTCGCTGGTGGAACACGGCCTCGCGCCGCAGACCCCGGTGGCGGTGACGGCGGACGGCACCACGTTCACCCAGCGCACCATCGACACGACGCTGGCCTCGCTCGCCTCGGTGGCGGGCGATCTGCTCGGCCCGCTGGTGATCACCGTCGGCGCTGCGGTCAGCGGTAGACAGAAGCTCTCGTGGTGGGAGTCGCGAGCGCTGTACGGCTGGCGTGTCCTGGTGCCGCGCACCAAGGACCAGGCGGGCGCGATGAGCGACCGGCTGCGGGCCCACGGCGCGATCCCCGTCGAGGTACCGACGATCTCCGTCGAGCCGCCCCGGAGCCCCGCCCAGATGGAACGGGCGGTCAAGGGACTCGTCGACGGCCGTTACCAGTGGGTGGTGTTCACCTCCACCAACGCGGTTCGCGCGGTGTGGGAGAAGTTCCGCGAGTTCGGGTTGGACGCCAGGGCGTTCTCCGGCGTGAAGATCGCCTGCGTCGGCGAATCCACCGCCGACAAGGTCCGGTCGTTCGGAATAATCCCTGAACTGGTGCCTTCGGGCGAGCAGTCCAGCGAGGGTCTGCTGGCGGACTTCCCGCCCTACGACGACATCCTCGACCCGGTCGATCGGGTGTTGTTGCCCAGGGCCGACATCGCCACCGAGACGCTGGCGGCGGGTCTGCGCGACCGGGGCTGGGAGATCGACGACGTCACCGCGTACCGGACCGTTCGGGCGGCCCCGCCGCCCGCCGACACCCGCGAGATGATCAAGACGGGTGGCTTCGACGCGGTGTGCTTCACCTCGTCGTCGACCGTGCGCAACCTGGTCGGTATCGCGGGCAAGCCGCACTCGCGGACCCTGGTGGCGTGCATCGGACCGGCCACGGCCGAGACGGCCACCGAGTTCGGTCTGCGCGTCGACGTGCAGCCGGAGGTCGCACAGGTCTCCTCGCTGGTGGACGCGCTGGCCTCGCACGCGGCGCGACTGCGTTCCGAGGGTGCGTTGCCGCCCCCGCGTAAGGCGAAGCGGGCACGCCGCTGA
- a CDS encoding serine/threonine-protein kinase: MEPLSATDPRQIGRYRTLGLLGSGGMGRVYLGRSPGGRPVAIKVIREEHAEDEQFRMRFAREIDAAAAVSGAFTAAVIEAAPNARPPWLVTSYIEGPSLLKAVSDFGPFPESSLRVLTAGLAEALREIHQSGLIHRDVKPTNVLLAKDGPRVIDFGIAWAAEAVSLTQVGTHFGTPGFMAPEQAAGEQVTASSDMFSLGCVLVFAATGVSPFGEGNSTALLYRVVHHQPMLDGLPPSLRGVIGACLEKNPVNRPRPDDILSQVDPDFDHAWLPAQVTTVLAQKSAETQALLAGTKIAPMGMPPGGPPPGGTSVQPPTGQGGPPGPGHPRTRLLAGIPIPTSYPATGVDQPPPYEPEGPPQYQPEPVGFAEPYSGRGGHRQPADPYSAAGGRAQAEPYAEPYSQPVEPQPVRRPEVSRRSEAPRVSSRPQRPTIAPETPRREEPPARRYDDNDEGRSLLGRILLAPFTAVGALLKGILSALLWPFKALWGCLLITVLAIGVIVFFSFDALSAIPGFFTDMFWSVGDWFQGIGDWFMDLLPF; this comes from the coding sequence ATGGAACCACTTTCTGCGACCGATCCGCGACAGATCGGGCGTTATCGTACGCTCGGGCTACTCGGCTCCGGAGGAATGGGGCGGGTGTATCTGGGTCGATCTCCGGGTGGCCGCCCGGTGGCGATCAAGGTAATTCGCGAGGAACACGCCGAAGACGAACAATTCCGAATGCGCTTTGCGCGCGAGATCGACGCCGCAGCCGCCGTGAGCGGCGCTTTCACCGCTGCCGTCATCGAAGCGGCGCCCAATGCGCGACCGCCCTGGTTGGTCACCTCCTATATCGAGGGACCATCGCTACTCAAGGCGGTCAGTGATTTCGGACCGTTCCCCGAGTCCTCACTCCGAGTATTGACCGCAGGCTTGGCGGAGGCACTCCGCGAGATTCACCAGAGCGGCCTCATTCATCGCGATGTGAAACCGACGAACGTGCTACTGGCCAAGGACGGTCCTCGGGTCATCGACTTCGGCATCGCCTGGGCCGCCGAGGCGGTCTCGCTGACCCAGGTCGGAACTCATTTCGGCACCCCCGGCTTCATGGCCCCCGAGCAGGCCGCAGGCGAACAGGTCACCGCCTCCAGCGACATGTTCTCGCTCGGCTGTGTGCTGGTCTTCGCCGCAACCGGCGTCAGCCCGTTCGGCGAGGGCAACTCGACCGCGCTGTTGTATCGCGTCGTCCACCATCAGCCGATGCTCGACGGGCTTCCGCCGTCGCTGCGCGGCGTCATCGGCGCCTGCCTGGAGAAGAACCCGGTCAACCGGCCGCGACCGGACGACATCCTGTCGCAGGTCGACCCGGATTTCGATCACGCCTGGCTGCCCGCGCAGGTCACCACGGTGCTGGCGCAGAAGAGCGCGGAGACACAGGCGCTGCTCGCGGGCACCAAGATCGCGCCGATGGGCATGCCGCCGGGCGGACCGCCACCCGGCGGCACCTCCGTGCAGCCGCCCACCGGTCAGGGTGGACCACCCGGCCCGGGACATCCGAGGACCAGGCTGCTCGCGGGCATCCCGATCCCCACCTCGTACCCGGCCACCGGCGTGGACCAACCGCCCCCGTACGAACCCGAGGGCCCGCCGCAGTACCAGCCGGAGCCGGTCGGTTTCGCCGAGCCGTACTCGGGCCGGGGCGGGCATCGGCAGCCTGCGGATCCGTATTCGGCCGCTGGCGGTCGGGCGCAGGCCGAGCCCTACGCGGAGCCGTACTCGCAGCCGGTCGAGCCGCAGCCGGTGCGGCGGCCGGAGGTGTCCCGCCGAAGCGAGGCACCCCGGGTGTCCAGCCGACCGCAGCGACCGACCATCGCCCCGGAGACGCCGCGCCGGGAGGAGCCACCCGCTCGGCGTTACGACGACAACGACGAGGGACGAAGCCTGCTCGGTCGCATCCTGCTGGCGCCGTTCACCGCCGTGGGTGCACTGTTGAAGGGCATCCTCTCGGCGTTGCTGTGGCCCTTCAAGGCGTTGTGGGGCTGTTTACTCATCACGGTGTTGGCGATCGGCGTCATCGTCTTCTTCAGTTTCGATGCGCTCAGCGCGATCCCCGGCTTCTTCACCGACATGTTCTGGAGCGTCGGTGATTGGTTCCAGGGCATCGGCGACTGGTTCATGGACCTGCTGCCCTTCTGA
- a CDS encoding redox-sensing transcriptional repressor Rex — protein MTSVETSVVRERARAIPEAAVARLAVYLRVLSDLSRDGVTKISSEELSVATGVNSAKLRKDLSYIGSYGTRGVGYDVDVLVGQIERTLGLTRQHSVAVVGIGNLGHALANYGGFPGRGFPVAALFDVDPDLMGVPVGGMPVHHVSDIRRICAELEVTIGVIATPAQGAQNVCDSLVQGGVRCILNFAPVVLQVPDYVEVRKVDLAVELQILSFHVARRADQEQDAVLSKAAQGSDSVPTPGAEAGRTGGVAAVIPR, from the coding sequence GTGACCTCTGTCGAGACCTCGGTGGTCCGGGAACGGGCCAGGGCGATTCCCGAGGCGGCGGTGGCGCGACTGGCGGTGTATCTGCGGGTTCTCTCGGATCTGTCCCGCGATGGAGTGACGAAGATCTCTAGTGAAGAGCTTTCCGTGGCGACCGGGGTCAACTCGGCGAAGCTTCGGAAGGACCTCTCCTACATCGGCTCCTACGGGACCAGGGGCGTCGGCTACGACGTCGACGTGTTGGTCGGCCAGATCGAGCGCACTCTCGGGCTCACCCGACAACACAGTGTGGCCGTGGTCGGCATTGGAAATCTGGGGCATGCACTGGCGAATTACGGCGGATTCCCCGGTCGTGGATTCCCGGTGGCGGCGCTGTTCGACGTCGATCCGGACTTGATGGGCGTTCCGGTCGGCGGCATGCCGGTGCACCACGTGAGCGACATCAGGCGGATTTGTGCCGAGCTCGAAGTAACCATCGGAGTGATCGCGACGCCCGCTCAAGGGGCCCAGAACGTCTGCGACAGTTTGGTTCAGGGCGGCGTGCGGTGCATTCTGAACTTCGCACCCGTCGTTCTCCAGGTTCCGGACTATGTCGAGGTGCGCAAAGTCGACCTAGCTGTGGAGTTGCAGATCTTGTCCTTCCATGTGGCCAGGCGGGCGGATCAGGAACAGGACGCCGTGCTGTCGAAAGCGGCGCAGGGCTCCGATTCCGTACCGACGCCCGGCGCCGAGGCAGGCCGTACCGGTGGGGTGGCGGCGGTGATCCCGCGATGA
- a CDS encoding histidine phosphatase family protein, giving the protein MSTRTVVHLLRHGEVHNPDKILYGRLPGFRLSERGERQAELVAEFLADNDITHVVTSPLERARQTALPLLATHDLTPAIDDRLIESDNHFEGQRVSVGDGALRSPANWPKLRNPFRPSWGEPYLKIAHRMLGAVHRARAAAEGHEAVCVSHQLPVWTLRRFLQGDRLWHDPRQRQCGLASLTSLEFEAERLVRISYQEPAGPSGSQVPGA; this is encoded by the coding sequence GTGAGCACCCGCACCGTCGTTCATCTGCTTCGCCACGGCGAAGTGCACAACCCCGACAAGATCCTCTACGGGCGGCTGCCGGGATTCCGACTCTCCGAGCGTGGCGAGCGGCAGGCCGAGCTGGTCGCCGAGTTCCTGGCGGACAACGACATCACCCACGTGGTGACCTCGCCGTTGGAACGGGCCAGACAGACCGCCCTTCCGCTGCTCGCGACGCACGATCTGACCCCGGCGATCGACGACCGGCTGATCGAGTCGGACAACCACTTCGAGGGACAGCGGGTCTCCGTCGGCGACGGTGCCCTGCGTTCGCCCGCCAACTGGCCGAAGTTGCGCAATCCCTTCCGGCCCTCCTGGGGCGAGCCGTATCTGAAGATCGCGCACCGGATGCTCGGCGCCGTGCACCGGGCCAGGGCCGCAGCCGAGGGCCACGAGGCGGTCTGCGTCTCGCATCAGCTGCCGGTATGGACGCTGCGTCGATTCCTGCAGGGCGACCGGCTCTGGCACGACCCGAGGCAACGCCAGTGCGGCCTCGCCTCGTTGACCAGCCTGGAGTTCGAGGCCGAGCGGCTGGTCCGCATCTCCTACCAGGAGCCCGCCGGGCCGTCCGGAAGCCAGGTTCCCGGCGCATGA
- the hemL gene encoding glutamate-1-semialdehyde 2,1-aminomutase translates to MTQVPDSSTPTQPVARSQALFDRANGVTPGGVNSPVRAFHSVGGSPRFMVRGEGAYLWDADDNRYVDLVSSWGPMILGHAHPRVVEAVRSAASAGLSFGTPTEGEILLAEEIIQRVEPVQQVRLVNSGTEATMSAIRLARGVTGRNKIVKFAGCYHGHVDALLAAAGSGLATLGISATPGVSAEQIADTIVLPYNDIPALHAVFAEHGPDIACVITEAAAGNMGAVAPLPGFNAELRALSHASGALLIMDEVMTGFRVSSAGWYGIDGVAGDLYTFGKVMSGGLPAAAFGGRADIMSALAPVGPVYQAGTLSGNPVAVAAGLATLQAADTEVYRKLDANARRLGELFGAALTTAGVPHQVAFAGNLVSVFFADSPVHDFAGAQAAETWRFPAFFRELLAAGVYAPPSAFEAFFVSAALDDAAFEIIEAALPAAATAAAQARPEGDR, encoded by the coding sequence GTGACCCAGGTGCCCGATTCTTCGACGCCCACGCAGCCGGTGGCCCGCTCGCAGGCCCTGTTCGACCGCGCGAACGGGGTGACTCCCGGCGGGGTGAACTCCCCGGTCAGGGCTTTCCACTCGGTCGGCGGTTCGCCGCGTTTCATGGTGCGAGGCGAGGGCGCCTACCTGTGGGACGCCGATGACAACCGCTATGTCGACCTGGTCAGCTCCTGGGGGCCGATGATCCTCGGCCACGCGCACCCGAGGGTGGTCGAAGCGGTGCGCTCGGCGGCGTCGGCGGGGCTGTCCTTCGGAACTCCCACCGAGGGCGAGATCCTGCTCGCCGAGGAGATCATTCAGCGCGTCGAACCGGTACAGCAGGTACGACTGGTCAATTCGGGTACCGAGGCGACGATGAGCGCCATCCGCCTCGCCAGGGGCGTCACCGGCCGCAACAAGATCGTCAAGTTCGCGGGTTGCTACCACGGCCACGTCGATGCACTGCTGGCCGCAGCGGGATCCGGACTGGCCACCCTCGGTATCTCCGCCACCCCCGGTGTCTCGGCGGAACAGATCGCCGACACCATCGTGTTGCCCTACAACGACATCCCGGCTCTGCATGCGGTGTTCGCCGAACACGGCCCCGACATCGCCTGCGTGATCACCGAGGCCGCCGCCGGGAACATGGGCGCGGTCGCGCCGCTGCCCGGTTTCAACGCGGAACTGCGCGCGCTCAGCCACGCCTCCGGCGCGCTGCTGATCATGGACGAGGTGATGACCGGATTCCGGGTCTCCTCGGCGGGTTGGTACGGGATCGACGGCGTGGCAGGCGACCTCTACACCTTCGGCAAGGTCATGTCCGGCGGGCTGCCCGCCGCCGCGTTCGGCGGTCGCGCCGACATCATGTCGGCCCTGGCTCCGGTCGGGCCCGTCTACCAGGCGGGAACCCTGTCCGGGAACCCCGTCGCGGTGGCCGCAGGCCTGGCGACCCTGCAGGCCGCCGACACCGAGGTCTATCGCAAGCTCGACGCCAACGCCCGCCGACTCGGCGAGCTGTTCGGCGCGGCACTGACCACGGCCGGTGTGCCGCACCAGGTCGCCTTCGCGGGCAACCTCGTGAGCGTGTTCTTCGCGGACTCCCCGGTGCACGACTTCGCGGGCGCGCAGGCCGCCGAGACCTGGCGCTTCCCGGCGTTCTTCCGCGAGCTGTTGGCGGCGGGTGTGTACGCCCCGCCGAGCGCCTTCGAGGCGTTCTTCGTCTCTGCCGCCCTCGACGATGCGGCCTTCGAGATCATCGAGGCCGCCTTGCCCGCCGCCGCGACCGCGGCGGCGCAGGCCCGACCGGAGGGAGACCGGTGA
- a CDS encoding TlpA disulfide reductase family protein, translated as MIRRSRLVGLLGVALLTLSACTGLEQTDDVPGSGRYQFVAPGGETRIRYDEAERQVAPEISGDDLMNEGEPIGVSDFEGDVVVLNIWGSWCGPCRLEAEHLQYVYEETAEDGVAFLGINVRDHVRSAPMDFTSNLGITYPSIYDPAGRSLLGMRGYPRSAVPSTIILDRQHRVAAVFLAEVLTEDLLPVVEEIAAEQ; from the coding sequence ATGATCAGGCGATCGCGGCTCGTCGGTCTGCTCGGGGTGGCGCTGTTGACGTTGAGCGCGTGCACCGGCCTCGAGCAGACCGACGACGTCCCCGGGTCCGGGCGCTATCAGTTCGTCGCTCCCGGCGGCGAGACCCGAATCCGCTACGACGAAGCGGAGCGGCAGGTCGCCCCGGAGATCAGTGGCGACGATCTGATGAACGAGGGCGAACCGATCGGCGTCTCGGATTTCGAGGGCGACGTGGTGGTGCTCAATATCTGGGGATCATGGTGCGGTCCTTGCAGACTCGAAGCCGAACACCTGCAATACGTGTATGAAGAGACCGCCGAAGACGGCGTGGCGTTCCTCGGAATCAATGTCAGAGATCATGTACGCTCGGCGCCGATGGACTTCACGTCCAATCTCGGCATCACCTACCCGTCGATTTACGATCCCGCCGGGCGATCACTACTCGGAATGCGTGGATATCCGCGTAGTGCGGTGCCGTCGACCATCATTCTCGACCGGCAGCACCGCGTGGCCGCGGTGTTCTTGGCCGAGGTACTGACCGAGGACCTGCTGCCGGTGGTCGAGGAGATCGCCGCCGAACAGTGA